The sequence AGAAGTGGATGCGAATAACTTTTTTCTCACCCGGCACCGCAATTACGAAATACTAATTGATGCGAATACATTTTTAAGAACTGAAAAAGACAAGCCAGAATTTGGCGGAGAAATAAAAGTACTTCGGTCCGACTTGTATTTACCGGCTTTTATGAAAGAATCGAAAAGTGATGTTAGGGCTGATGTGCCAATGTTGGTTCAGGCATTAAACGAATCAAACGATTTGAAAACGGCGGAGGCTGAAGCAAGAGTGAAACCTAAGAAGAAATCGGGATTTGTTGACCAGCTAACAGGCCGTTTGCAGGTTGAAATTCCGCGCAATACCTGGATTAGAAGCAGCGATATTCGCGCAGAGTTAAATGGAGAGCTCGAAATTGTTAAAGATGGCCCGTTTTTCGAAGTTTTCGGGAATGTGAAAATTTTAAGGGGGCATTACATTTTATATGGCCGTAAGCTGAATATTCAGGAAAGTGAAATCATTTTTCAGGGAGGGGAAGAGTTTGATCCGATTTTAAATATCGAGGCCGAATATGTTTACCGCAGTAGCGATAAAGAAAAACGTTATCTCAATCTGATGATAACAGGAAATCTGTCGGAACCGGAGATTACATTCTTTCTCGACGATGTTGAGATTACTGAGACCGACGGAATCTCCGTTTTGATTTTTGGTGCTACCAGCGACGAAATTGGATACGGAGGGAACAATGGCCTGCTGAACTCTATCGGTTCAAATGCGCTGGCCAGTATGATTTCGTCTCAGCTGAGTAAAACGATTGGTTCTACATTTAATCTTGATATGATTGAAGTTACAACCACCGAAAACTGGCAAAGTGCAGCCTTTGTTGTGGGAAAATACATAACCAACGACATATTTGTAATCTATCAAAAAGGTTTTGGGGAAGTAAGTGGTGACGAGATTACCCCCGAAACGATTATTATTGAATACGAAATTAATGAGAAGCTTTTCTTGCGTTTGCAAAGCGGAAGTGCCAAAGACTCAGGAATTGACATGATCCTCAAGTTTGAGCAGGAAAAAGATAATGGGCCTGTTAAACCAGAAAGGTAACAGAATGACAAGCATCTGAACTTTTAATTCCACCGTTATTCGTTATCTACAGGCTTAATCAGTACAATTGCAATACTTCCGAATGAGTGGATTGTTTTTCCAATTTAAACCAAAAATTAAATCAGTTGTAGAATCGTTATAAATTAGCTAATTTAGATGGCCTTTTTTGCAGGAATATTTGTGTTCGTCTACATTTGTGGCGCTTAAAATTAGATTAAGAATCAACCAAAAATAAATAATAGATTATGAGCAAATTTTTAACAGCCTCGATTGGAAGAAAATTTGTGATGAGCCTGTCGGGATTATTCCTGGTAGTCTTTATTGCAGTCCACTTGGGCCTCAACTTATTACTGATCTTTGACAACAGCGGTGATTTGTTTAATCAGGGAGCTCACTTTATGGCTACTAACCCTCTGATTAAAATTATGGAACCTATCCTCGGATTGGGTTTTATCATTCACATTGTTTGGTCATTCTTTCTAGAGTATCAAAACTGGAAAGCACGCCCGGTTAAGTATGCCAAAAAGAACATGAGCGGAGCAAGCTCGTGGGCATCGCGTAACATGCTGGTATTAGGCGGTTTGGTTTTGGTATTCCTTATCATCCACATCATTAACTTCTTTATTAAGATGAAGTTTACCGGTGATCCGCTTTTGGCAGAAGTTACCGTAAACGGCGAACACATGCACAATGCATACGCTTTGGTTTCGGCCGCTTTTATTAACAGCACTGCACTGGGTATTTTCTACATTCTTGGTGGTATTTTACTTGGAATTCACCTGTCGCATGGTTTCTGGTCGGCTTTCCAAACTTTAGGTTTAAACAACAAACATTGGTTAAACCGCTGGAAAGTTATTGGTACGATTTACGCAATTCTTGTTGCTGTGGGTTTCGCCGTTATTCCACTTTATTTCATGGTAGGATTGTATAAATAAAAAAGAGGAAAGAATTATGAGCATTTTAGAGAATAAGATACCTGAAGGGCCATTAGCAGAAAAGTGGAGCAAACACAAAGCTGCCATTAAAGTAGTGAGCCCTGCTAACAAGCGTAAATTAGAAATTATTGTTGTGGGTACCGGTTTAGGTGGTGCCTCGGCAGCTGCTTCTTTAGCAGAATTAGGATATAAAGTAAAAGCATTTTGTTACCAGGACAGCCCACGTCGTGCACACTCAATTGCTGCACAGGGTGGTATTAATGCTGCTAAAAACTATCAGAACGATAACGACTCGGTTTATCGTTTGTTCTACGATACTATTAAAGGTGGTGACTACCGCGCACGCGAAGCTAACGTTTACCGTTTGGCAGAAGTGTCGCCAAACATTATCGACCAGTGTGTTGCACAGGGTGTTCCATTTGGTCGCGAATACGGTGGTTTGTTAGACAACCGTTCGTTTGGTGGTGTGTTGGTAAGTCGAACGTTCTACGCACGTGGGCAAACCGGTCAGCAGTTGTTAATCGGTGCTTACCAGGCCTTAAACCGTCAGATTTCGAAAGGTGCTGTTGAAATGTACAACCGCCACGAAATGCTGGACTTGGTTAAGATCGACGGAAAAGCTCGTGGTATTATTGCCCGCGACCTTGTTTCGGGCGAGATTAAACGTTTTGGTGCGCACGCTGTTGTAGTTGCAACAGGTGGTTACGGAAACGTATTCTTCCTGTCGACAAATGCAATGGGAAGTAATGGATCGGCTGCCTGGCAATGTTACAAACGTGGTGCTTTTATGTCGAACCCATGTTTCGTACAGATTCACCCAACTTGTATTCCTGTTCATGGCGATCAGCAATCGAAACTGACTTTGATGTCGGAGTCGTTGCGTAACGATGGTCGTGTTTGGGTTCCGAAGAAAAAAGAAGACGCAATTAAGTTGCAGAAAGGTGAACTTCACCCGAACGATATTGCTGATGAGGATCGTGACTTTTACCTGGAAAGAAGATATCCTTCTTACGGTAACCTTGTACCTCGTGACGTTGCGTCGCGTGCTGCAAAAGAACGTTGCGATGCCGGATTCGGTGTAAATGCTGAAGGTAAAGCAGTATTCCTTGATTTTAAATATGCCATCGACCGTTTAGGTAAACACGTAATTGAAGCACGTTATGGAAACCTTTTCCAGATGTATGAGAAAATTACAGATGTTGATCCGTACAAAGCGCCCATGATGATTTACCCGGCTATTCACTACTCAATGGGTGGTACCTGGGTTGATTACAACCTGATGACTTCGGTTCCCGGTTTGTATTCAATTGGTGAAGCTAACTTCTCCGATCACGGAGCTAACCGCCTTGGTGCTTCGGCACTGATGCAAGGTTTGGCCGACGGATATTTCGTATTGCCATACACAATTGGTGATTACCTGGCTGACGAAATTATGACGCCAATGGCCGACACAAACGCTCCTGAGTTTGCTGCGGTTGAAAAAGAAGTAAAAGATCGTATCGAAAAATTATACAACATTAAAGGTTCGAAACCGGTTGACTATTTCCACAAAAAACTTGGACAAGTAATGTGGGATTACGTTGGTATGGCCCGTAATGCTGAAGGATTGAAAAAAGCGATCGAGATGATTAAGGAAATTCGCGCTGAATTCTGGAAAGATGTTCGTATTCCTGGCGAATTGGACAACCTTAACCCTGAGTTGGAGAAAGCCGGTCGTGTTGCCGATTTCTTCGATATTGGTGAGTTGATGGCTCGCGATGCACTCGACAGAAACGAATCGTGTGGTGGACACTTCCGCGAAGAGTCGGCTACCGAAGAAGGTGAAGCAAAACGTAACGACGAAGAATTCACTTACGTTTCGTGCTGGGAGTACAAAGGAGAGGGCGTTGAGCCGGATATGCATAAAGAAGATTTGGTGTTTGAGAATGTGAAGCTTACGCAGCGTTCTTACAAATAATCGATCGAATAATTATAAATCATAAATCTGTAAGATTATGGCTGATAAGATTCTAAAAAAACTCAAAATAAAAGTTTGGCGTCAAAAGAATGCCAAATCAAAAGGTAAATTCGAAACATATACAATTGAGAATGTTTCAACCGGGTCTTCTTTCCTTGAAATGATGGATATTCTGAATTTCCAGCTTATTGAAGAAGGAATTGATCCAATCGCTTTCGACCACGATTGCCGCGAAGGTATCTGCGGTACTTGTAGTCTGTATATTAATGGCCGCCCACACGGACCAGACACAGAGGTTACTACCTGCCAGTTGCATATGCGTAAGTTCAAAGATGGCGAAACCATTACTATTGAACCTTGGCGTGCACGTGCATTCCCGGTAATTAAAGACCTTGTTGTTGACCGTACAGCTTTCGAGAAAATTCTTCAGGCTGGTGGTTTCGTATCGGTAAATACCGGAGGTGTTCCTGATGCAAACGCTATTCCAGTTGCTAAAGATGATGCAGAAGAATCTATGGATGCAGCAGCATGTATTGGTTGTGGTGCTTGTGTAGCAGCGTGTAAAAACGCATCGGCTATGTTATTTGTTTCAGCAAAAGTTTCGCACCTGGCAAAATTGCCTCAGGGTAAAGTTGAAGCTGCCAGCCGTGCCAAAAGTATGGTGGCAAAAATGGATGAACTTGGTTTTGGTGGATGTACCAATACTCAGGCTTGCGAAGCTGAGTGTCCAAAAAGCATCTCTATCACCAACATTGCCCGCTTGAACCGCGAGTACTTGTGCGCAAAAGTTAGCGAATAAGAAAATTCACGCTATATATCTGAAAAGCCTTCTCAGTTTCTGGGGAGGCTTTCTTTTTTTAATCGCCTCATCCTGAAATTACGTTATACAATAAGTAACGTAATGAAAGAAAAGATTCCCTTTTAGCCTTGTTTCCTGATATAGAAATTTTTATATCTTCGCGGCGTATTAACCACGTGTTCTTGATAACCACGTTAAAAACAAGAGAAATGAAGAATAAAGTATCCGTTCTGTTTATGCTTGCAGGTATTCTTTTCGCCACCTGCTTATTGATTTCCAACATTCTTGCTTCAAAAATTATGATGATCGGCCCGTGGTCAGCACCGGCCGGAGTATTGATCTTTCCACTGGCATACATCATTAACGATGTGCTGGTTGAAGTGTGGGGTTATCAGAAAACCCGCCTGATTATTTGGGCAGGATTTGGAGTAAATGTACTTGCCGTATTGTTCTTTACCCTTGCAATTACTGTAAATGCTGCTCCTTTCTGGGAAAACCAGGATGCCTTTGCAACCGTTTTGGGCAGTACACCGAGAATCGTAGCTGCCAGTATGCTGGCCTACCTAATGGGGTCTTTTCTGAATGCCTATGTAATGAGCAAGTTTAAAGTGCTTACCAAAGGAAAAGGTTTTTCCATTCGTGCAGTTGTGTCAACACTTGTTGGAGAAGGTGCTGATTCGGCCATTTTTATTACCATCGCTTTTGCCGGGATGTTTCCTGTAAATGCGCTGCTTACCATGATCATTACCCAGGCCATCATCAAAACCGTGTACGAAATTGCCGTGCTTCCGCTAACAATTTGGGTTGTTGGTAAAGTAAAAAAACTGGAAGGTATCGATACTTACGATTACCAGATATCGTACAATCCTTTTAAGTTGAAGTTTGAAGGACTTAAGAACTGATTTACGAATGCGAGAATGCAGAAATGCAAGAATGCTTTAATAAATTTTAGGTAAAAATGACATCAACAGATGACATAGATAAGAAAAAAGCGCTGGTGGTTTTTTCGGGCGGACAGGATTCTACTACTTGCTTGTTCTGGGCAAAACAAGAATTCGACGAAGTATTTGCCATTGCGTTTAACTACGGGCAGCGCCATGCCATAGAGCTGGAATCGGCAAAAACAATTGCAGAAACGGCCGGAGTGCCTTTGCAGGTTTTTCATATGGATCTGATCTCACAACTAAGCCAGAATTCATTAACGCACCACAGCATGCAGGTTGACCGCCATAAACCTGAAGACACACCACCCAACACACTGGTGGAAGGCCGGAATATGTTGTTTTTAACTTACGCCGCCATTTTTGCAAAAGTGCATAATATACATAATCTTGTAACGGGTGTAGGACAGGCCGATTTTAGTGGTTACCCTGATTGCAGGAATGATTTTATCGTTTCGCTGAATGATACACTGAATCTGTCGATGGATTATCCGTATCAGATTCATACGCCATTGATGTGGAAGAACAAGAGCGAGATCTGGCAACTGGCTGATGAACTGGGCATTCTTGAACTGGTACAGAACGAAACCGTTACCTGCTACAATGGCATTAAAGGAAAAGGTTGTGGAGAATGTCCGGCTTGTGAACTGCGGAATAAAGGTCTGAAGTTATATTTGGAAAAGAAAGTGAATGAGTAATTGAGTGAATTAGGAAAAGGAATAAACAACAGAATAATGAGCGAATTAAAACACCTGGGAAACGAGACGAATTACGATTTTAACTATCGTCCTGATGTATTGGAGTCGTTTGATAATAAGCACCCCGAAAATGACTATTGGGTTAAATTCAACTGCCCCGAGTTTACCAGTCTGTGCCCCATTACCGGGCAGCCCGATTTTGCAACTATCTACCTCAGTTACATCCCTGATGAAAAGCTGGTGGAAAGCAAAAGTTTGAAGCTCTATTTGTTTAGTTTCCGCAACCACGGTGCTTTTCATGAGGATTGTATCAATATCATGATGAAAGATTTGATCGCTTTGATGAATCCAAAATACATTGAGGTGTGGGGAAAATTTCTACCGCGCGGCGGCCTTAGCATCGATCCGTTTTCAAATTACGGAAAACCGGGGACTAAATACGAAGATATGGCGTGGCATCGTATGCAAAATCATGATTTGAATCCGGAGACGATTGATAACCGGTAGGAAAACCACGAAGCCACAAAGTCACTAAGTCTTTTACCCCCAAAATCCCCTGAAGGGGACTTTAAAACTTGAATGATGAATATAGATTAACGAATTACGAATATAGATCGTTCTGAAAGCCCGAACTAGTTCCGTTAAATGTACTTCGACATTCGTAATTCGTTAATCGTCATTCCGAATTAGATTCCCAGTTTAGCAATCTCATCAAGCCACTTTTCTTTTTCCTCATTAGGCAGAAAACTGGCTTTAAACGAATTGGCTGCCAGTGTTACAATATCTTCGTTTGAAAGATTAAGCGCCTCATTAACCGCATGGAAATTGGCGTTCATGTACCCACCAAAATAGGCAGGATCGTCGGAATTTACTGTTGCCACAATGTTATGATCCAGAAGCTTTTTTAATGGATGATCAACCATATCATTCACCACTTTAAGCTTTAGGTTCGACAGCGGACAAACCGTTAATGGCATTTCAATACGGGCCAGTTCATCCAGTAATACTGCATCATCGATCGAACGTACTCCATGATCGATACGGGCAACCTTTAGCATTTCAATGGCATCCCAAACGTTTTGTGCAGGTCCTTCTTCTCCGGCATGTGCCACGGTTAGGAAACCTTCGGCACGTACCATTCCAAACACCTTTTTAAACTTGGCAGGCGGATGACCTTTTTCGCTGGAATCGAGTCCGAAAGCAGAAAATAATTCTCCAAATCGCAACGATTCTTTAAAGGTCTTTATGGCGTCCTCCTCACTCAGGTGACGCAAAAAATTAGGAATAAGCCGGTAAGTAATGCCCCATTCATTTCGGGCGTCGATACAGGCCTGTTGAATACCATTAATCACATTCTCATACGGAACGCCACGCTGTGTATGTGTTTGCGGATCGAAAAAGATCTCGGTGTGTGCCACTTTTTCTTCGTGGCACTTTTTCAAGTAGGCTAAGGTAAGGTCGTAAAAATCCTGCTCGTAAAGCAACACGTAGGCTCCGGCATAATATAAATCAAGAAATTCCTGTAAGTTGTTGAATTGATAGGCCGCACGCAAATCATCAACTGATTTATATTTCAACCGAATATCATTTCGTTCGGCAATGGTAAACATCAATTCCGGCTCAAAAGTACCCTCAATATGTACATGTAATTCAGCTTTGGGAAGCGTATTTATTAACTCAATTTGTTTTCTGGATGTCATTGTCTTCTTCTTTCGTTCAAATATACGGATACCACACCTTATTAAGCAAATTGAAAATTCTTGGAAATGAAAAAAGCAGACCCAAAATGAGCCTGCTTTCTATAATATCTGGTAGTTGTCTTTCTATACTTTTGGTAATTCCCAAGGTGCACGGTAGGTCGGTACCAATAGTTCGTTAGCCGCATCGTTACCGATGAACTTGCTGTTATCAGCATCCCAGTACAAGCGCTGACCGGTTTTTAAAGCCATATTACCCAAGTGAGCCACACGAGCAGTATTAGCTGCAATACCAACATGACAGTTCGTATTCTGATCGCCTTTTTTAATACAATCGATAAAGTTAGCCGTGTGGTTGTTCAATCCCTGGCCATCTCCTTTTTTCAATTCAACGCGCTCCATTCTTGGGTTTCTGCCACCTTCCGGAATAACTTCCCAGCCGTTACGATCAACCACTAAAGTTCCGTTTTCACCAACAAAACCTACACCGTGGCTGCGGCCATAGTAACCACCATCAATTCCCAGACCGTGATCCCAAAGTAGAGTATAATCGTCGAATTCGTATAAAGCCTGCATGCTGTCAGGAGTTTCGCAAGCATCATCAGGATAGCCAAATTTACCACCCATTGCCATAATCGATTTAGGCGCTTTGGCTTTCATTCCATATAAACCGTAGTCGATGATGTGCACACCCCAGTCGGTCATTAAACCTCCGGCATAATCCCAGAACCAGCGGAAATTAAAGTGAAAACGGTTCGGGTTAAACGGACGTGCTTTTGCGGGTCCTAACCACATGTCGTAATCTACACCTTCAGGAACAGGTCCGTCGGGCATTACCGGAATCGATTTCATCCAACCCTGGTACGACCAGCAACGTACGGTACGAATTTTACCCAACGCTCCGGTATAAACAAAATCAACCGCATCTTTCCAGTGCTTGTCGCTACGTTGCCACTGCCCTACCTGGGCAATTGTTCCATAGCGTTTCCACGCACGTTCCATGATGTTAATCTCTTCGATGTAATTTGCCAGCGGTTTTTCACAGAAAATATGTTTTCCTTCCTGTGCTGCGTAAACAAACGGCAAGCAGTGCCAGTGGTCTGGCGTACCGATAATGATCACATCAATACCGGGCTCTTCCAGCAATTTTCTGAAATCTTTAAATCCTTTTGGTTTGGTTCCCTGAATTTTTTCGGTGTCGGCAATACGTTGATTCAGAATCTTGTCATCCACGTCGCAAATGGCTGCGCACTCTGTATTTTTTTGTTTTAAGAAAGCCTGAAGATCGGTAAAACCCTGACCTTTTGCTCCTATCAAACCACAAACTAATTTTTCGTTTGCTCCCGAGCACGATTCCATCGCTAAAGGCATACTTGACGCAATCCCCACGCCCGCTGTTGCCATTGCCGATGTTTTAATAAAGTCTCTTCTATTAGTCATTTTAATATTTAGTTGGTATTAGAAAATAAATCTTAATTCATTGTTGTAAGCTCAAGAAGATCTTCTTTCGCGAAACCGACCTCAAATTTGTAGAATAATTTTAAGTTATCCATTTTTAACGTCGACTTTTTGTCTTATTACTCCCACTTATTAACGTATTCTGCAACACAGTTCGTATTGCAGAAAATTACTCAAACTCCATTTTATCTTTCTTGCGATAGACTGTTCCTTTAAAATG comes from uncultured Draconibacterium sp. and encodes:
- a CDS encoding succinate dehydrogenase cytochrome b subunit, which gives rise to MSKFLTASIGRKFVMSLSGLFLVVFIAVHLGLNLLLIFDNSGDLFNQGAHFMATNPLIKIMEPILGLGFIIHIVWSFFLEYQNWKARPVKYAKKNMSGASSWASRNMLVLGGLVLVFLIIHIINFFIKMKFTGDPLLAEVTVNGEHMHNAYALVSAAFINSTALGIFYILGGILLGIHLSHGFWSAFQTLGLNNKHWLNRWKVIGTIYAILVAVGFAVIPLYFMVGLYK
- a CDS encoding fumarate reductase/succinate dehydrogenase flavoprotein subunit, yielding MSILENKIPEGPLAEKWSKHKAAIKVVSPANKRKLEIIVVGTGLGGASAAASLAELGYKVKAFCYQDSPRRAHSIAAQGGINAAKNYQNDNDSVYRLFYDTIKGGDYRAREANVYRLAEVSPNIIDQCVAQGVPFGREYGGLLDNRSFGGVLVSRTFYARGQTGQQLLIGAYQALNRQISKGAVEMYNRHEMLDLVKIDGKARGIIARDLVSGEIKRFGAHAVVVATGGYGNVFFLSTNAMGSNGSAAWQCYKRGAFMSNPCFVQIHPTCIPVHGDQQSKLTLMSESLRNDGRVWVPKKKEDAIKLQKGELHPNDIADEDRDFYLERRYPSYGNLVPRDVASRAAKERCDAGFGVNAEGKAVFLDFKYAIDRLGKHVIEARYGNLFQMYEKITDVDPYKAPMMIYPAIHYSMGGTWVDYNLMTSVPGLYSIGEANFSDHGANRLGASALMQGLADGYFVLPYTIGDYLADEIMTPMADTNAPEFAAVEKEVKDRIEKLYNIKGSKPVDYFHKKLGQVMWDYVGMARNAEGLKKAIEMIKEIRAEFWKDVRIPGELDNLNPELEKAGRVADFFDIGELMARDALDRNESCGGHFREESATEEGEAKRNDEEFTYVSCWEYKGEGVEPDMHKEDLVFENVKLTQRSYK
- a CDS encoding succinate dehydrogenase/fumarate reductase iron-sulfur subunit, giving the protein MADKILKKLKIKVWRQKNAKSKGKFETYTIENVSTGSSFLEMMDILNFQLIEEGIDPIAFDHDCREGICGTCSLYINGRPHGPDTEVTTCQLHMRKFKDGETITIEPWRARAFPVIKDLVVDRTAFEKILQAGGFVSVNTGGVPDANAIPVAKDDAEESMDAAACIGCGACVAACKNASAMLFVSAKVSHLAKLPQGKVEAASRAKSMVAKMDELGFGGCTNTQACEAECPKSISITNIARLNREYLCAKVSE
- a CDS encoding queuosine precursor transporter; its protein translation is MKNKVSVLFMLAGILFATCLLISNILASKIMMIGPWSAPAGVLIFPLAYIINDVLVEVWGYQKTRLIIWAGFGVNVLAVLFFTLAITVNAAPFWENQDAFATVLGSTPRIVAASMLAYLMGSFLNAYVMSKFKVLTKGKGFSIRAVVSTLVGEGADSAIFITIAFAGMFPVNALLTMIITQAIIKTVYEIAVLPLTIWVVGKVKKLEGIDTYDYQISYNPFKLKFEGLKN
- the queC gene encoding 7-cyano-7-deazaguanine synthase QueC yields the protein MTSTDDIDKKKALVVFSGGQDSTTCLFWAKQEFDEVFAIAFNYGQRHAIELESAKTIAETAGVPLQVFHMDLISQLSQNSLTHHSMQVDRHKPEDTPPNTLVEGRNMLFLTYAAIFAKVHNIHNLVTGVGQADFSGYPDCRNDFIVSLNDTLNLSMDYPYQIHTPLMWKNKSEIWQLADELGILELVQNETVTCYNGIKGKGCGECPACELRNKGLKLYLEKKVNE
- the queF gene encoding preQ(1) synthase, which translates into the protein MSELKHLGNETNYDFNYRPDVLESFDNKHPENDYWVKFNCPEFTSLCPITGQPDFATIYLSYIPDEKLVESKSLKLYLFSFRNHGAFHEDCINIMMKDLIALMNPKYIEVWGKFLPRGGLSIDPFSNYGKPGTKYEDMAWHRMQNHDLNPETIDNR
- a CDS encoding adenosine deaminase, with translation MTSRKQIELINTLPKAELHVHIEGTFEPELMFTIAERNDIRLKYKSVDDLRAAYQFNNLQEFLDLYYAGAYVLLYEQDFYDLTLAYLKKCHEEKVAHTEIFFDPQTHTQRGVPYENVINGIQQACIDARNEWGITYRLIPNFLRHLSEEDAIKTFKESLRFGELFSAFGLDSSEKGHPPAKFKKVFGMVRAEGFLTVAHAGEEGPAQNVWDAIEMLKVARIDHGVRSIDDAVLLDELARIEMPLTVCPLSNLKLKVVNDMVDHPLKKLLDHNIVATVNSDDPAYFGGYMNANFHAVNEALNLSNEDIVTLAANSFKASFLPNEEKEKWLDEIAKLGI
- a CDS encoding Gfo/Idh/MocA family oxidoreductase → MTNRRDFIKTSAMATAGVGIASSMPLAMESCSGANEKLVCGLIGAKGQGFTDLQAFLKQKNTECAAICDVDDKILNQRIADTEKIQGTKPKGFKDFRKLLEEPGIDVIIIGTPDHWHCLPFVYAAQEGKHIFCEKPLANYIEEINIMERAWKRYGTIAQVGQWQRSDKHWKDAVDFVYTGALGKIRTVRCWSYQGWMKSIPVMPDGPVPEGVDYDMWLGPAKARPFNPNRFHFNFRWFWDYAGGLMTDWGVHIIDYGLYGMKAKAPKSIMAMGGKFGYPDDACETPDSMQALYEFDDYTLLWDHGLGIDGGYYGRSHGVGFVGENGTLVVDRNGWEVIPEGGRNPRMERVELKKGDGQGLNNHTANFIDCIKKGDQNTNCHVGIAANTARVAHLGNMALKTGQRLYWDADNSKFIGNDAANELLVPTYRAPWELPKV